A single Henriciella sp. AS95 DNA region contains:
- a CDS encoding primosomal protein N', which translates to MKLARILFPLPLPEPFDYAIPDGMSVEPGSYVRAPLGKIERTGVVWEVVEKKADDERELKPVLDIFPVPPMTAAMRRFVSFAARYNVAHPGHVLAMALRARGGLKPSPTSTIYVPTGHRSNRMTDARVKVLDAASEAGPTNAAELARQAGVSPGVVKGLVDIGALEAREVDTDLPYPQPTNFGVGDHLTGEQAEAGKELRGAVARGGFQPFLLDGITGSGKTEVYFEAIAEALSKADDAQVLVLLPEIALTQAVLSRFEARFGAPPAPWHSGLSDAERRRTWRETAHGRARIVIGARSALFLPFRNLKLIIIDEEHDTSFKQEDGVTYHARDMGVMRAKLEDASIILASATPALETMVNAEQGRYQRLKLSARPGAAKLPDIELVDLRSNPPEKGNWLSPVLSRALVETLEAGEQSLLFLNRRGYAPLVICKACGERLKSPATESWLTEHRYTNRLVCHLTGWSMPKPEKCPMCGAKDSLMGVGPGVERVAEEVRTLLPQARIEIFSSDTARSGEETRGIVTRMAEGEIDVLIGTQIVAKGHNFPKLTLVGVVDADSGMKGGDLRAGERTYQLLSQVAGRAGRAEHPGRAFIQTYAPENPAMIALAAGDRDGFLQIERDVRAELMLPPFGRMAALIMSAPTPELIQEAGKIAGQAAPNGEGVTVYGPAPAPISILRGRHRIRFLVTSPRDVDMSAYMTTWLAAMKLPSQVRVSADIDPYSFL; encoded by the coding sequence ATGAAACTCGCCCGCATCCTCTTCCCGCTCCCCCTGCCAGAGCCATTCGACTACGCCATTCCCGATGGCATGAGTGTCGAGCCGGGCAGCTATGTCCGCGCCCCGCTCGGCAAGATCGAGCGCACCGGCGTCGTCTGGGAGGTGGTCGAGAAGAAAGCCGACGATGAGCGGGAGCTGAAACCCGTCCTCGATATCTTTCCGGTCCCGCCCATGACGGCGGCGATGCGCCGATTTGTCAGCTTTGCGGCCCGCTACAATGTCGCGCACCCCGGTCATGTCCTCGCCATGGCGCTACGGGCGCGCGGCGGTCTGAAGCCCTCACCAACCTCAACAATCTATGTCCCGACCGGCCACCGCTCCAACAGGATGACAGATGCGCGTGTGAAGGTTCTGGATGCCGCCAGCGAGGCCGGCCCGACAAACGCCGCAGAACTTGCCCGTCAGGCCGGCGTCTCGCCTGGCGTTGTCAAAGGACTGGTCGATATCGGCGCCCTCGAAGCGCGCGAGGTCGACACCGACCTACCCTACCCCCAGCCGACCAATTTTGGCGTTGGCGATCACCTCACAGGCGAGCAGGCGGAAGCGGGGAAGGAATTGCGCGGGGCTGTCGCCAGGGGCGGCTTCCAGCCTTTCCTGCTCGATGGCATTACAGGCTCCGGCAAAACGGAGGTCTATTTCGAAGCGATCGCCGAAGCGCTTTCCAAGGCCGATGACGCGCAAGTCCTTGTCCTCCTGCCTGAAATTGCGCTGACCCAGGCTGTGCTGTCCCGCTTCGAAGCCCGCTTCGGCGCGCCGCCTGCGCCCTGGCATTCGGGCCTCTCGGACGCAGAGCGCCGCCGCACCTGGCGTGAGACCGCGCATGGCCGCGCCCGCATTGTCATCGGCGCGCGCTCGGCCCTGTTCCTGCCTTTCCGAAACCTGAAACTCATCATCATCGACGAAGAGCACGACACCTCTTTCAAACAGGAAGACGGCGTCACCTATCATGCTCGCGACATGGGCGTGATGCGCGCCAAGCTGGAAGACGCCTCGATCATTCTCGCCTCGGCGACCCCCGCGCTTGAGACGATGGTGAACGCAGAACAGGGCCGTTACCAGCGCCTGAAACTGTCGGCCCGCCCCGGCGCGGCAAAGCTGCCGGACATCGAACTGGTCGACCTGCGAAGCAATCCGCCCGAAAAAGGCAACTGGCTGTCCCCGGTTCTCTCTCGCGCGCTTGTCGAAACGCTGGAGGCAGGCGAGCAGTCTCTCCTGTTCCTCAACCGGCGCGGCTATGCCCCGCTCGTCATCTGCAAGGCGTGCGGTGAGCGCCTGAAAAGCCCGGCGACCGAAAGCTGGCTGACCGAGCATCGCTACACCAATCGCCTCGTCTGCCACCTCACCGGCTGGTCGATGCCGAAGCCGGAAAAATGCCCGATGTGCGGCGCGAAAGACTCGCTCATGGGTGTCGGCCCGGGCGTTGAACGCGTTGCAGAAGAAGTTCGCACGCTCCTCCCGCAGGCCCGGATCGAGATCTTCTCCTCAGACACGGCCCGCTCCGGCGAGGAGACACGCGGCATCGTCACCCGCATGGCCGAGGGCGAGATCGACGTCCTGATCGGCACGCAGATTGTCGCCAAGGGCCATAATTTCCCGAAGCTCACGCTGGTTGGTGTCGTCGACGCAGATAGCGGCATGAAAGGCGGCGACCTTCGCGCAGGCGAGCGCACCTATCAGCTGCTTTCCCAGGTCGCAGGACGGGCAGGCCGCGCCGAACACCCCGGACGCGCCTTCATCCAGACCTACGCGCCTGAAAACCCTGCCATGATCGCGCTCGCGGCCGGTGACCGCGACGGCTTCCTGCAGATCGAGCGGGATGTCCGCGCTGAACTGATGCTGCCGCCATTCGGGCGGATGGCCGCTCTTATCATGTCTGCGCCCACGCCAGAGCTTATCCAGGAAGCAGGCAAGATCGCCGGACAGGCCGCGCCGAACGGCGAAGGCGTCACCGTCTACGGCCCTGCCCCCGCGCCGATCTCCATCCTGCGCGGGCGTCACCGCATCCGCTTCCTTGTCACCAGCCCCCGCGATGTCGACATGTCGGCCTACATGACCACCTGGCTCGCCGCGATGAAGCTTCCCTCACAGGTCCGCGTTTCCGCAGATATCGATCCGTATTCCTTCCTCTGA